The following is a genomic window from Chryseobacterium ginsenosidimutans.
TTACCTAAATCTCCAGCTGCCGGGTTAGGCTCAATTTTGATTGGTCTACCTTCACGGGTTTTTACTAAAACGCTGGCAAAATCGAAACCATCAAAATATGTTGAAGCGTAGTAATTAGGAATCCCAGGAATAATATCGTGAGGTTTTACCACGTAAGGAATCGTTTTAATTACCGGAGCTTCACAAGCAGCCAATGTTACGGCTGCAGTAGAAAATCCTAATAATTTTAAGAAATCTCTTCTTGAAGTACTAGAACCATTCTGTTCAGCATCTCCAAGGAAATCTTCTACCGGAATCTCTTCCTGGAACTCTTTCTGAGCCAGCTTATTGTTTAAAGCCGGGTCTTTAAGTTCGTGAATACTTCTAAATTGTATTTTGTTTGAAGCCATTTATACTTCTAATTTTTAGTTATTAATAATGACATTTACCACACTCAAGACCTCCAATTGCATCTACAGTAATCTTACCACCATCTTTAGGGTATTGTTTTTTCAACTTGTCATGTAGATTCTTGAAGTATTCTTTATTATAACCGTTGTTCATATCAACCTCAGTAGTTCTGTGACACTCGATACACCATCCCATTGTGAAGTCATTAGCCATTTGAACAACATTCATTGTATCTATTTTTCCGTGACAAGCTTTACAAACAACATCAATTTTGTTTGTTGGATTCTTTTTGTTGAAAGAATTAATGATTGCCTGTTCACCTGCTACAACGTGTTGAGAGTGATTAAAGTACACGAAATCCGGCATATTGTGGATTCTTGTCCATTCAACTGGCTGACTTTTTCCTGTGTACTGTTGTTTAGCAGGATCCCAACCTGTAGCAGCATATATTTTCTGGATTTCTCCGTCATAGAAAGCTTTGTCTTTTCCTGGCTCCATATAATGCTGAGCATTGTATTCAGAAATTGTTCTGTGACAGTTCATACAAACGTTCATAGAAGGAATCTCAGATACTTTACCGTATTTAGCACTTGAGTGACAAAGCTGACAGTCAATTTTCTGTTCTCCAGCATGTATTTTGTGTGAGAAATAGATAGGCTGTTCTGGCTTATATCCTTTGTAAACCCCGATCCACATGATCCAGTTCCAAATTCCGTAAGTTGCCAGAAGTGCAAGAATTGCGATCAATCCTTTACCTACATAATGGTATTTTGCATAGATTTCACTGAAAGATTTTACTCTTGTCTCGTTAAGCCCTGCTAAATCATCAGACTGGCCTAATTTCACTAATTGTCTTAGTTTAATTAAGATCCAAACCAATAAAGCAGCAATTGCCAGAAGTGAAATAATCACGACACTTGTCGTTGTGCTGTTTGCCGGTGCAGCAGCTGTAGCATCCGTTGTTGTTGCATCTTTTTTAGGATCTGCAGCGGGTTCCGGAGCCGGAGGATTAGTTGTAAATGCTAAGATATCATCAATATCCTTATCCGAAAGATTTGGAAAAAGCTGCATCTCAGTCTTGTTGAATTTCTCAAAAATTTCATTAGCATACTTGTCGCCAGAAGCTCTAAGTTCTTTGTTATTTTTGATCCACTTGTGAAGCCAAGCCGTATCTACACCGCCTTCTGTCTTTACTCTTTCTACAACACCCTTCAAAGGCGGTCCTACAACTTGTTTGTCTAGTGCGTGACATGCAGTACAATTTGCTTTGAAAAGCTTCTCACCATTCTTAGGATCACCGTCCTGCCCGTAAATTGAAGCACTTGTCGATAGCAATAAGCCTATTGCGATCAACGTTTGTCTATAATGCTTTCTCCAACTAATCATTTAAATTATCTTATGTTAGTAAATATTGAACATTCAATCAATCCCGCAAAAATAATATTTTTAACAGGAATTTAACTGTATATGGAAAGGGGAAAATGTCATTTACGTTTAATTTGTAACTATTCTAAATAACTGTGTTTGGTATAATTTTTTAATTTGTATAAATTTGCGCAAACAAGTTTAAATGAAAAAGTTGATTAAATTATTTTCGATACTATCTCTATTAGCATTTTATAATATTGATGCACAGCAGATTGTAAAGAAAGATACTTTGGCCGGAACAGAGCTTACCATGACTATGGATTCTAAAGTAAACGGTGCTTTGGAGAACCTTGAAGACAAGTGTTCGAAACCTACAACCATCATATCTTCTAGAGATGGGGATGAAGAATATGCATCTTCGAGGCCGACAAAGGTCTATGTTCCGAGTCGAGAATTGACAAATGCGGAGATTTGCAGAAAAAATCCAAGAATTTTGGGCTACAAAATCCAAATTACAACTGTTAAAAGTAATGAAGAGGCAAATGAGGTAAAATCATACTTCAGAAAAAGATTTCCCAACCTTAAAGTTGAAACCGATGCTTCTTTGAGACCTAACTACAAAATTTTAGCAGGTAGTTATTTTACAAAGCAAAGTGCGGCATCTGATCTTTCAAAAGTAAAAGAATATTTTAAGTCAGCAATTGCAGTGCAATACAGGATTTTCTGTGCAGAAGCAAAATAATATTGATTTATATAAAAAATATCGAAGGCTGGGAATTTTCTCAGTCTTTTTTGTTTAATAAAAGTTATTTAGAAACCAGAAAAACTCATTCATTCTCAGGTAATTGTTTGTGGCTAAGTAGACAAAAATAATACTGAAAACAACGGTAAGAAAAGAAAGTATTTTTGGAGATTCTCTATAAGAATAAAAGAGCCATCCCAAAAGTAAAGGATAAATAAAAACAAAATGACCTCCGTAAATATAAGAAGTATGAAGTCCGAATTTCATGATACAATGAATCATCATATCAAATAAGAAAGAAATCATAAGTACCTGAACCAATTTATTTTTAAAATTTCTAAAATAACTCCAAAAAATCAGAGTTAATAAAACTGTGATAAAAATATAAGGAATCCATGATGAATAGACATCCATTACAATGGCTTTGTAGTTGTAGCCCTGCATGTTGTGCTTGTCCCGGAGAATAAAATTGGAAAACAGAATGTTGCCTCCAAAAAAGTAGGAAAGAATCATATCCCAAGTCGGAGTAGACTTTACATTAGAGAATTTTTCGTACTGCTCACTTGTCTTGTTAAATATATTTTCATACTTAAAATCTATCCTGTTCAGGTATAGTAAAATAAAACAGATGCATGTAAAAATGACTCTGAAAGCGGCATTTCCAAATTTTTTCCAACTTTTAAACAAATCTCTTTCGAAAGCAATAGGAATGAAAACTTTAACGATGTTAGTAACAGTTAAACCTCCGATAGAAACTCCTGATAATGCCAATGCCAAAGCGGG
Proteins encoded in this region:
- a CDS encoding c-type cytochrome, which codes for MISWRKHYRQTLIAIGLLLSTSASIYGQDGDPKNGEKLFKANCTACHALDKQVVGPPLKGVVERVKTEGGVDTAWLHKWIKNNKELRASGDKYANEIFEKFNKTEMQLFPNLSDKDIDDILAFTTNPPAPEPAADPKKDATTTDATAAAPANSTTTSVVIISLLAIAALLVWILIKLRQLVKLGQSDDLAGLNETRVKSFSEIYAKYHYVGKGLIAILALLATYGIWNWIMWIGVYKGYKPEQPIYFSHKIHAGEQKIDCQLCHSSAKYGKVSEIPSMNVCMNCHRTISEYNAQHYMEPGKDKAFYDGEIQKIYAATGWDPAKQQYTGKSQPVEWTRIHNMPDFVYFNHSQHVVAGEQAIINSFNKKNPTNKIDVVCKACHGKIDTMNVVQMANDFTMGWCIECHRTTEVDMNNGYNKEYFKNLHDKLKKQYPKDGGKITVDAIGGLECGKCHY
- a CDS encoding SPOR domain-containing protein; this translates as MKKLIKLFSILSLLAFYNIDAQQIVKKDTLAGTELTMTMDSKVNGALENLEDKCSKPTTIISSRDGDEEYASSRPTKVYVPSRELTNAEICRKNPRILGYKIQITTVKSNEEANEVKSYFRKRFPNLKVETDASLRPNYKILAGSYFTKQSAASDLSKVKEYFKSAIAVQYRIFCAEAK
- a CDS encoding DUF6080 domain-containing protein, which gives rise to MSKFKIKFIQFFKLIFPSTGIELIVFLFFLVSYGYLGSYIAIHHKIIFDSRIPWDAYFSFDNKSIVMSGGSFERHPLAYYFFNWIRELALFFSDGKMDGNFRFALAWFSNIAVSLSVLQVFKYVKNIIGLPLIINLLLVLFFGAFSTTILLSFTPENFTYTLFLLTLFNHYSAIKLKKEEKIPALALALSGVSIGGLTVTNIVKVFIPIAFERDLFKSWKKFGNAAFRVIFTCICFILLYLNRIDFKYENIFNKTSEQYEKFSNVKSTPTWDMILSYFFGGNILFSNFILRDKHNMQGYNYKAIVMDVYSSWIPYIFITVLLTLIFWSYFRNFKNKLVQVLMISFLFDMMIHCIMKFGLHTSYIYGGHFVFIYPLLLGWLFYSYRESPKILSFLTVVFSIIFVYLATNNYLRMNEFFWFLNNFY